The genomic region TAGACCtaatctatgattttttttgCATCCTTGCTTAAGTTATCTGTTTTATAAAGATGGAAATTGATATCTGCGTAAAAACTTGCTTGGATTGAAAATTGGTTGCTAGTTTAGTTCAACCTCTCTGATATTTGTTGCGTTTTTCAGTGAAGCATATTTGAAGTGTCATCAGCAAATGCTTTTAGCGAAAAAATTGGGGAAGGGGTGAACGAACTACTGTTATGTTAAAGTGGATTGACATTTTTCTAAGTTGCACTCCTCTAGATCTGAAAAACAGAGATGATTGGACTCTGATGCTGTTGGATGTATAGGTAAAATTTGTTCTTTACATAACAGAatgattttgcatatttttggTTTTGCATGCTCTGTATCCATATGGAGTCCACGAATGGTTTCCTTCATGTATAGTTGAATTTAGCATAATTGAATCTTCTTTGCCCGGTTTATTTCCTTTATAAATTGAACAAGCGTCAAAGGTTATACTTTCAGGATCTGGTGACAGGTTGCTTCTGTTTTATATGAAGACTGTGCTTAGTGTTCTATGAGTTCTATCTCTCCGATGGATTGGAATGCCAAAACGCCTTTGCAATGGGACTGGGAAAACTTGATGATGTTAAATGCAACACCCGCTGAAATTCCAAGGAAGCTCAGACCTGAAGAGTGGGATATTGATGGAGAGGGAGGAATGAACTCAGGGTCTTTCTATTCTTCTGGTGCTGCTGGAGGTAGTGGTGGTTCTGGCTCAGATTTGGGCCTTGCTTCTTTGTCTAAAAGTTCAAAATCGGCATCTATTAATTCTTCTTCTATGGGGGAggtaaaaatgaccaaatttacTTCGGAAGCCTTTGAAGCTATCCCAGATGATATTAGCAACCAGAACGAAGCTTTCAGGGCTGAGCTGGCTGGTACTTCCCCAACACTTGAGGCTTCAGTTGGCTCTGGTGAGCCATTGCTCAGTTTAAAGCTTGGTAAACAGACATACTTTGAGGATGTTTCTGGAGGAAGCAATACTAAGAATTTGTCTTATTCTTCCACTTCTGGACAATCTCCTGCCCAAGCAAAGAGATCTAAACCCAATTGTCAGGGCATACATGTTCCGCGTTGCCAAGTTGAAGACTGTAACTTTGACCTCTCCTCAGCGAAGGATTACCATCGGAAACACAGAATTTGTGAAAGTCATTCAAAGAGTCCAAAGGTCATTGTACGTGGTCAGGAACGCCGGTTCTGCCAACAGTGTAGCAAGtaaacttttttctttattctgaTGATTTTTACATTGGAAGTTGATTGTATCCaagaatattttctttattgattGGGTATTTGCATGGTGATGTTTTACTTATCTTAGTATCAAACAGTAGTAGGTATTTGATTCCTTATTGTTGGGCTTGTGAACTGTTGATGAAtgttaaaatcataattatgtTAATGCTGTCAAAGGTTCCATGGCCTGTCGGAGTTTGATGAAAAGAAGAGAAGTTGTCGCCGGCGCCTTTCTGACCACAATGCAAGACGCCGCAAACCACAGACAGAAGCATTCCACTTCAGTGGTACAAGATTTTCATCTTCACCAAATGGTATCAGTTTCAGACATAGATTTGATGTTTTTTATGCatataattttgttgtatgtTACTTGTCCTTCAAGATATTATGCAAGTGACTTAATTCATGCTTACTGAGTAGTTGCTTGATTTTATTCTATAACATCTTATACTCAAATAGTTTGGATCACCTTACTTCATTGGATGCTATGTTTCTATTATAATTACTGTCCCAGCTTTCAAGTATATGTGTTAAGGCTTTATAAGTTTTGCCTCTACTTGTTGCAGATGGGAAGCAACAGATGAGTTTCATCTGGAATAAAGTGCCATTTCTTCATAATGCTAGACCCAATGAAATTTTTACATGGGAAGGCACATTTGATTCCAAGTCCTCTCAAATGAAAGGTTATACGCCTACAAAAGTTGGAAATGTTAATGGACAGCCAAACCTCCCTGGCAATCAGCTTTTGAATTCCATCACAATGCGATGTCATGATTCCAATGGATTCCTGCCCTCCAAGGGCAAGCAAAGTATAGATGACATTCTCAACCAAAGTTTGGTTTGTTTATCTTACTAAGAAACAAGATTTATGATAtgcattttgattttgattaatgACGTATGTTATCTTCTAGTGCTAGTTTAAcacaaattgtttttaaatgaaCTTATATATGGAGTAAAATAAATGCCCCAAGAATGTTCCCTTAAGATAAAAACATGATCAGAATCATGAGTGGATGAGCGTGAGGCCAAAGAGGTGAGAATCTTGATGTGCCACTAATTTTGCTAGGTCTCTACCTTTGAAAATTGTTTTCTCCCAAGTTAGgataataaatattcaattcttcatcaaaaagtaaagaaataacGTGCCTACTTATTTCATAAAGCTTTTGCTGTGACATGTGAAAGTGAAGGTTCTTTTTGTTTGGATAAACAGATTTAGGACAATGATTTTTCGACTTTTAGATCCTTATGCTACAAGTCCTTTCCTGAACACTTTTGGATAGCGTCTAGGTAGTTAGCAAtagatgtttgatgatgaaacgGTTTCCTATGGAATGATCAATGTACATTAAGTGACATGCTGCCCTCAATGGGACATGGAGTAATGCTAATTGAGGGATTGGAGTTTTTTGCCGAAATATGATGTACATATGTGACAGAATGTTGAATAATTAACTTTCAGCAGAGGTACATGTTGGATGGGAGATGAGTGATGGTTCTGAAGGCCTTTAATGGTTGTTAAAATGATGCTCTCCTTATGGAACTGATATACAAGCTTAAcaaatttggtcaaattttgtaGGTGTAGAAGAATCCAGAGTTGATTCAAACATGGCTACGACGCAAGATCTTCATCGTGCTCTCTCTCTTCTGTCAAACGAATCCTGGGTTTCTTGTGAGCCAAAACACGGTTCAATTGCATACCCCGTGCATGTTAACCCTAGTACCAGTATGTCTCAGCCAGCAATGAATGCAATTTCACGAGGATTTCCAAGTGCCTTATCTGAAAACTGGCAGATGGAACAGCAGACAACTGAATCTCAAGTGCATAATAGTGATGGTGACAACCATTTCCAAGAGTTCCAGCTGCTCAAGGCTCCCTATTATAGTGGCTTTTATTCCAATCAATGAGCTGAATGAGTGCGCTCAATTCAGccaatttgaaatttgtgatcCCACACTCAAAGCTTAAACAATGTTTTGTTTTGGTAGGAACTCTCGGATATTCCAGTTtgctgtttttctttttctaaaaaagaatttttcatttacttttacaactttgtttcaattttttttttttggtataaatgTTGACTTTTTCAAGTGTCCATCAGGCGTATATGTGTCTGCGCTTAGGTagttttggttttgaaaaagaaaaatttattatattttacaataatcGAGTTTTTAAACTTCATTGAAATTGattcttcaaaataaaatatatatattccgACTTGTATGGAGAAATGAACGTAGTGCAAAATCCCTTTG from Gossypium raimondii isolate GPD5lz chromosome 1, ASM2569854v1, whole genome shotgun sequence harbors:
- the LOC105785749 gene encoding squamosa promoter-binding-like protein 2 isoform X1 produces the protein MSSISPMDWNAKTPLQWDWENLMMLNATPAEIPRKLRPEEWDIDGEGGMNSGSFYSSGAAGGSGGSGSDLGLASLSKSSKSASINSSSMGEVKMTKFTSEAFEAIPDDISNQNEAFRAELAGTSPTLEASVGSGEPLLSLKLGKQTYFEDVSGGSNTKNLSYSSTSGQSPAQAKRSKPNCQGIHVPRCQVEDCNFDLSSAKDYHRKHRICESHSKSPKVIVRGQERRFCQQCSKFHGLSEFDEKKRSCRRRLSDHNARRRKPQTEAFHFSGTRFSSSPNDGKQQMSFIWNKVPFLHNARPNEIFTWEGTFDSKSSQMKGYTPTKVGNVNGQPNLPGNQLLNSITMRCHDSNGFLPSKGKQSIDDILNQSVEESRVDSNMATTQDLHRALSLLSNESWVSCEPKHGSIAYPVHVNPSTSMSQPAMNAISRGFPSALSENWQMEQQTTESQVHNSDGDNHFQEFQLLKAPYYSGFYSNQ
- the LOC105785749 gene encoding squamosa promoter-binding-like protein 2 isoform X2 codes for the protein MSSISPMDWNAKTPLQWDWENLMMLNATPAEIPRKLRPEEWDIDGEGGMNSGSFYSSGAAGGSGGSGSDLGLASLSKSSKSASINSSSMGEVKMTKFTSEAFEAIPDDISNQNEAFRAELAGTSPTLEASVGSGEPLLSLKLGKQTYFEDVSGGSNTKNLSYSSTSGQSPAQAKRSKPNCQGIHVPRCQVEDCNFDLSSAKDYHRKHRICESHSKSPKVIVRGQERRFCQQCSKFHGLSEFDEKKRSCRRRLSDHNARRRKPQTEAFHFSGTRFSSSPNDGKQQMSFIWNKVPFLHNARPNEIFTWEGTFDSKSSQMKGYTPTKVGNVNGQPNLPGNQLLNSITMRCHDSNGFLPSKGKQSVEESRVDSNMATTQDLHRALSLLSNESWVSCEPKHGSIAYPVHVNPSTSMSQPAMNAISRGFPSALSENWQMEQQTTESQVHNSDGDNHFQEFQLLKAPYYSGFYSNQ